Proteins encoded in a region of the Polyodon spathula isolate WHYD16114869_AA chromosome 9, ASM1765450v1, whole genome shotgun sequence genome:
- the LOC121320365 gene encoding olfactory receptor 52E4-like: MSTGNISTVNTEFILIGFPGVEGYQHWLTIPFSVMYILAIVGNILLICIVKLEPNLHTPMYTFLCVLAMVDIGLCTSTIPKMLQIFWQKVTSISFEGCFIQMFFIHVLSSLESSILAVMAYDRYVAIYNPLLYTTILTKVKMAKIMGVLFARCFILAGLVPVLASMLPYCSANTIQHCFCDHMAVAKLACKDITMNSYYGLSVAFVIAGTDITFIIFTYVMILRAVSKLGSKAARVKAFNTCGSHLFVIMYFYTTILFTFVTYRFGNNVPPRIHVMFSVLYLLVPPMLNPIVYGVRTKEIRQGFRKHFLRRNINPNDK, translated from the coding sequence atgtcaacAGGAAACATCTCGACTGTAAACACAGAGTTTATTCTGATTGGATTTCCTGGAGTTGAAGGCTATCAGCACTGGCTCACTATTCCTTTCTCTGTGATGTATATTCTAGCCATTGTTGGAAatattttgctaatttgcattgTTAAACTTGAACCTAATCTACATACACCTATGTATACTTTCCTTTGTGTGTTGGCAATGGTAGATATTGGTTTATGCACTTCTACAATCCCTAAAATGCTGCAGATTTTCTGGCAAAAAGTCACCAGTATTTCTTTTGAAGGATGCTTTATTCAAATGTTCTTCATTCATGTCTTGTCTTCACTGGAATCTTCAATACTGGCAGTGATGGCTTATGACAGGTATGTTGCAATATACAACCCCTTGCTTTACACAACTATATTGACCAAAGTTAAAATGGCTAAAATTATGGGGGTACTTTTTGcaagatgttttattttagctgGACTTGTACCTGTTTTAGCATCAATGTTGCCTTACTGTTCAGCCAACACTATCCaacattgcttttgtgatcaTATGGCTGTTGCAAAGTTGGCCTGTAAAGATATCACAATGAATAGTTATTATGGTCTATCTGTAGCCTTTGTGATAGCAGGCACGGATATCACATTTATCATATTTACTTATGTAATGATTCTTCGAGCTGTCTCAAAGCTTGGATCAAAGGCAGCCCGGGTCAAGGCATTTAACACCTGTGGCTCCCATTTGTttgttataatgtatttttatacaacCATATTGTTTACTTTTGTAACTTATAGGTTTGGTAATAATGTCCCACCCCGAATTCATGTTATGTTTTCTGTCTTATATCTTCTTGTCCCACCGATGTTGAATCCTATAGTTTATGGAGTGAGGACTAAAG